The genomic region gatgggtcactacaaaacactgATGACTGAAGcccaaaaactgcaaaaaaaaattctatggGTCaatacaaaacacccatgtttggaacCTGAaaaaccaattaaaaaaaaacatatccaCGGGTGCCTGTGAAACAGAGATGTTTGAAGCCTTAAAAGTTGCAGGAAAAACTCTACAGagtgctacaaaacacccacatttgaagTCTAAAAAGCTActcagaaaacactgacaggtcgctacaaaacattGACAATTAGAGTCTAAAAAGCTACTGTAAACACACCCATGGCCTGCTATAAAACACCTATATTTAGCATCTGAAAAGTTGATGGAAGAACTCAACGGGCCCCTACGAAACACCCATGtgtggagcctaaaaagctgctcaAAAAACAGATTGCTACAAAACAGTGACATTTGGAGCCTGAATATTATGGAAACACACCAATGACTCGCTataaaacacctacatttggagCTTAAAATTCAGCTGGAATCTCAGCGctgactcactaaaacacaactgatttcgttgtttgttggtctcaaacagtggtctgcagctttgcaaGCGTCTTCTCTTGGTGTCACACCTTCCACCATCccatccacctcctgatgacaaagtcagcttatgaACTACGTCAAGTTAGAAATGCTGATGTGATATAGataaaaagtgcaaatgtaacatatctgtagtttgcagaaacatacaatgccaatattttcctctggcaGTTGGGCTGCGTTCAGGAGCAGAGTCACCATGTATCCATCCTGCTGCAGAGTCTAATCTTGGTTTCTTTTACTCAGGTAGCAAACTTAAAGCATCTGTGCCGACAAGTTTTCCTTTAATGACACCACACAAGGTATTATGCATGCtgcaattattatttttttaatgcaacacTCTGGCAGGTCACAGTCTCCTGTGGTTAGCGGGGTGCTGGTATTATATCCATGCTAACAGATGTAGCTTATACTCTGTGCTGCTGGACTATATTTGCAACACTTCTTATAGCTCGAATATAAGCTGACAGGAACTACTTTGAGTGCATGAGCTATAAATTACAATGTCCTCTTAACACAAACTGCATCTAAATGCAGCTATAGAACTGTGCAGTATGGATGAATAGAAACATAAACTTCATGAGACAACCCAAAATTCTCATTTGGAGGTTTTCAGGTGGTCCCAGACGTCAGCTGAGGGTTCGGAGATCATTTTTAACCCTGATAGGATTGTATTGTATCTGGAGGAGAAGATGGAAGTGGATTGTAACATTATTACCCAAACTGTCCTTTCTAAACATCCATCGCAGTTTACAGACCTGCTTCAAATTTGACCTGCTCTGCTTGCCGTAGATGTGCATGCACTTTTTTCAGTTGACAGTTTGACAATTCAGGTGTTGCTGTTACAATGCAGGGTAAGTAATGAGGGTGGAAGCTGTGTGAGCTCACAGCACCATATTTTCACTTCACTTTTTATAGTGGTAAAATAAAAGGGAAGCCACAGCTGCTCAGAAAGTTTCAATGTGGAAACATAACAAtcacattaaacattaatttgTGCCCTAGATCATCACACAGTGTGTCATCcaccaatcagccaatcagTTCTTTATTTCTTTAGAATTAAAATGACTGCAGTAGTTTATTTACCACTGAGCAAAGCTCATCTCAGCTTTAACTAATATCTGAATGACAGCATCGCCCTCTAGTGGCTCGCTGCTTGTATAGTTTGTCCAAGGACGACTTTCCTCCCTCTGCTGTCAGTTTACATCCCAGGTTTCTGTCACTCAGAATTTACTTTCTCCAAATGTCCATTTTTCTGCCTTTTCATGTTGTGCTTTACCTAATCACACCTGTCAGAGCAGttcatgtcagtgttttcatgAACTCACTGTAAACAATGAGACTGTAGTTTTAACCTCTGAAACTGTTTCAAACCGTCGATATAACTGTGACTGCAGTGCACTGAATGCAACACTAACAGTGGGGCAGCAACTGAAGATGAAAAATGTATCTACATCAAAGTGAAtgtaaggtcacaatgtgatcCAGTAATAATGTGGTCGATGTTTTGCACTTGAAAAGGCGTtgaggttaaaatacagtagattcTACATTTTTGACTTCTATTTGAATCTTTGGCTCGACTGGATTCAGTTGCTTTATTCACAGACACTGGGCCACTGAAAGTCTGTTAAAGCGCGTTCAGACGAGACACACTCTTTTTAAAAGCTCACTTTGATTCTGCACCACCATCCTGCTCACTCAAAAATATAGTCTCAAATATGAAAGGTATTATGCCACCAATCACATCACAGGTAAGTAATCATTGTTCATTGATCCTGTGATCAATTTAATTAACTAACTATTTAATAAAAAGTAGGAACTGATCAAAAATTCATGATCTTTCCAGGGGGAGGGTGGTAtgacatattttttgtcatgGGAGGAAATTAAAGGACTTTTATTCAAACCTGTCATTGCACCAGGCAAAAAATAATGCACTAAAATCAGTATTGTGGGTTATGATTGACTCTTATCAGACTGGGATAATAACAGCAGAATAATCTCATCACCTGTtagtatgttgaaaatgtttcaatatatttttttaacaaatggaAATTAGTGGTGTATGATACAAGCTGACATGTAAAGGGTTAAAATTTGATTAAATAATGatttgaaattaattaaaaacattttgataagaagaatgaaacaaaaaaccCTGGAGATATTGatcaaaaatgtccaaaaataaataGTGACACACATGGTCCTTTGACAAGTTTGTGGTCATAATGATAATGTAGGAAGTTTCTTCTTAGCAGAAAAAATAAGTTTTCTCTCAGCAGTGCACAAAGGTTAAGCACAAAGATTCCACATTATGTGCATTAACCATCTTAGTGGGACTTCTCTACCAAACTGACAGCTGTCATGTGCACAGAGTCACAGTGTTATaataaaaaaggttttattCTGAGCTGAAGGCGTCTTAATGTTGTGATATTTAATGTGAGGGCAAAAACACTGTTCAAAgacatgactgacagcacaTAAAAACTTTACATcgtcctgagtaacaaactaatgTCCAACCTGGATTTGATTCtgacagaataaaaataaatgaatacactTCGATGCACGTTTCGGCACAGACTGAGCCAATGAGGTAATGAGACAGCATGTCTGCCTCTGTCAGAGAGAGGAGACGCAGAGAAACTCAGGGTGTGTTGAAGAAAAGGTTAGGTTaagttcacagagtcagttacCGCAGTAACCGACCCAGAGTTGGAGATGCATCTgtttctggaactgaaaacccagagtttccctcatctcaggatTTCCTGTCACTAAACCCCCTCTGGAATACGCccctgaacacaacactgactgtactgaacacaacacagctcCAACAGCACCACAAAATGCAGCCTCCAAACTGAAGTGTGGTGGAGCACGGAGCAGCGGACACTGAAGATAACTGGAGCACATGAGTAAAAGTATTTGGCACAAGTTGTTccattatttcagtcactgcagTTTGGTTAAACCTCACAAAGAGTACACACACTTCAGACACCAAAGAGCAAACTGTGTTTCTATTTTATCTGAAGATTTTAATTtggtgtctttgttgtgttgagtatttttgaaaacaaaaccctgATCATTGTCTTTAACAGTCTGTTTATTACATTTctcattttcagttcagttgCTTAAACATCACTGCAACAAATCCACTCATTTCTACAGTCAAGCAAGAAACAGTGTCTTTCTCCTGTTCCCAGTCTCTGAAGTCTTACTGGGACTCAGTTCCACACTCTGCAAGTTCAACAGTAAAGACTGACTGCAGTCGTCTCCTCAGATTATCCACTTtgatgaggactgcagattCCCACCAGACAGCAAGGATAAAGACTCAAAGAAGACTGCTTCACACTCCAAACCCTGAATGAATCCACTGCAGACCGATCCCAGCCGCCGGGGAGACTGACTCCAGGACTGTCGGCTGACTGCAGCTCAACTTCCCTCTGCTCTGTACAGGACACAGAGGTCGGCtcagcacctcctcctcatcaggAGCGACTCAGAAAGAAGTCCCTTCAGAAGTTTTGACGTAATTGTTGAAGTCAGCCGAGACACTCAGCATGGAGCAGACCTGGACGACAGCAGACAGAGGTTAGCTGCTGTGCAGGACATTCAtggtcagtacgtttacatgacatcagagaaaatgaatttattgtgtcagtgtgcctaaaaccagactttttaaatacatgtaaacatgttagtctgactgaaaatgtcaatcagacccaaactggcactctgagcatgctccacagtttccgccccgggctttgaacCAGAAGTCCCATAGctttaaatgtgtaagagaagaagaagccggtaacaacatggagaaatctacatccagaggctgtgactttttggacggacgaggagacacagttcatgctgtaTCTCCtcgtacagagctgtaaagttgtccaccatggtaccagttagcggctagctaaccgtagctaaattgtttgtccattgtttggtctgtgacgtaataggtcaacaggaaaaaggtccaatactaacaagctggtGCACAGTGACTATCCTCTGTTCATATGGATGTATGTATGGATAGATTTATTTATCCCCGAAGGGAAATTAAAATTTCATAGCAGCTGATAAAAACGTCAAGACACAAGCACAAAAACATAGATCACAGGAACATagaatacaaaaacaaagtgcatGTGAAATGGGTTAAAAACAGCTGTGAGAAATCTGGTGGGCGGGTGAGTATTTACAGTTACAGGGAGGCGTTGTACAATTGTATGGCAGCAGGTAAAAATGATTTGTTGTAGCGGCCCTTCAAGCAGCGGGGCAGAATGAATCTCTTGCTCAGTCCATACAAACCTCGAGACATCTGTCACCATGACCAAAATCAAGTAAATAAAGTACCTGTCTGAACTTGGCGCGAAGTTTCTCCATGGACTCCGGTAGCTTTGGAGACTGCGGATCATCATGAGGGGAGTTCTGGATCAAACCCAGCAGAGCCTCCAGCGCCTTCATACGCTTcctgacagcacacacacacacacacacacacacacacacacacacacacacacacacaaaacttgtTAGCTGTTGTTAGCCTGGATTAGTTAAGCCATGTTTGAAGCACAGTGCTGGGACACAGGTTCAGTTATTGCCTGCTGCTTTTAGCTCTTAAAAACTGAAGCAGAAAAAGGGTTCATTTAAATCATCTGCATCAGTATGTAGGTTATAAAGTGGACATCGTACCTTGATTTGGCATCTGTATTATGTTGGAGGAGACATTTCCACGTGATGGCGAACCCATAGTAGAAGGAAATCTGTAGGTTAGAGGGCGAGAGACTGTGAACTGATGAACAGACTCAAAGCAACACAACCCgacttaaataaaataacaaataactGCTGACCCTGTCCACTTGACCATgtatttaatgtaatgtttacaGACAGCAGGGTCATAGGGACCAGTTCTGATTAAAGTTCAAACATATTCATACAGAGGGACATCTGTCAGTTATATTCTGtgcaccaaaataaaataaacagcacaCTGACCCATGTACAGTCTGGTGTGATGGGGCACATTCTGGCGCTAAGCTACAGATCAACATGGCAGAAATATTCTGTGTTAACTCACCTCAGTGGACAGTTTGGCCCCGTGAGAGGTTCCATGTCTGCGTCCATCCTGCAGTCCTCGGCGGGTCCCTTTCTCAAACCCCTCCCGGTAGCCCTCACTCCTGAACCTGAAAAACAATCACACCCTCACTCAGTGGTTGAAGACTATTTTTATCATTTCTGGAATATGTTGGATGATGCTTAATGGGGGGAATGCAAACTATCTGAAGTTTATAAAAACTTGTACTGAATTCGCCTGGTCTAAGTGTCCTCTTGTTGGACACAGCCTTGGAGCTTATCTAGCCcatttcccactggacaaaaaacccacCAACATCTTTTGTATTTCAAGGGAAAGGTAACAATTGGCATTCACTCCGGGGAccaatgactctgcagtagccTCACAACGTcccgacagaaagtctagcatgtttgatttttctttaagtcgttccctctgtatttttatatttttacttttaatttgctCCTGTTTTATGCATCgtgccgtcatttcaaactcaacacttcctgtatctgttaaatattaaaagcCCATCATAATTTCAGTTAAGAGAATCTCTTCATTTTCCTAACAGGCTTTTAttatgaaacatttgcaggaacttgatgtggaggattcagtgacttgtacAGTTTGCACACGGTGGcgctttttacgttactacaataACAGTTCGGGGCCATGAACacccacagtgactgaaataatagtaataatactAAAACTAGGACAAGagtaacctgatgacatcacacacatcgtGAAAGACGAGCAGGGATGATTGGTGGACCAATGTGTAGTCAGTTATGAccgtcggccaagtcacggcaagattttatgactccacaatcacctaatctgacacagtgactgtgggaacagacaaaaatatgtAGTATGAACTTATTTGTAGCTTCAGGAGgggtgaaacaaaaaaaacaaagtaacacctcagccacccccctcctctgagaaataaataacagtCCCTAATTATCATGTATAACATTATAGATCATTCTTTAGTATTAAAGTCATCAGATATTTTACACTAACCTGAATGTTCTCATCTAAAATCAGAATTATATCAACACATTTTCATCATAAATCTAAAAGTGAGACATGTATAAAAAATGAGTTCAACAGTCTAATTCATCATCAGTTAACTGTCGTCAGAGCTTGATGCTGTGACAACAGATAAACCACATTAGAAGAACTAAAAACATCCAAtgtatttgtcatatcgtcGACGATATAATCTGAATAACTGTGTTACCTGTGTACAGCGTGATGTACGGGGCCCAGGTAGGGACATACCGCggtaaacaacaaaacaaaacactctaCTTCCAGAAAACTCACTTTTCATCCGCCAGAAGAATATTATCAAACAGATCGTCATATCCGGAGCCGCCGTCCATCTCCACTGTATTCTGTAAACACTCTTTACACAGAGTTTAAACAGCTGTGTGTTCCTGACGTTTTATAAAACTCAGATGTAGACTGAAGACTGCTGACTGACCGCTGCTGGGAAGCTTCCACTGGTTTCCACTAGCCGGCTCTACTTCCTGTATCATCGGAGCGGTGCTGCCCCCTACCAGCCTGGAGGGGAACAGTCACTGCAGTCTGCATACACTCAAACAGGAGTCTGTAACTTCTTTTCAACTCTTCTGGATTTATTTTCAGTTGGATCTCCGACGCCATTTTGACAAGAACATTTCACTCAAAGAACCTTATTtgttaataatattaaaaaatccaaatgtatctaaaaatgtacaatatataATTAATTTGCTCATTATCTTAGCTACATTTTAtattcataaaacaaaatactcaaataaattgcccttgtaataataataatagtaataaagtGACTCATTTTTATTGTTAACTAGATTGATAATGTCATCACACTTATATAGTGCTTTTCAGAGTCCTCAAAGAAGAAGTGAATGCAGCTGGAGATGACCAGTAGCCCAGTCTCCAGGTCACACATCAGCTGCTGATgcctttttcctctctttatcCTCTTAAAATCAACCTGCCTCTCAGCAACAAGCCTATTTGTTATAGATGAgggcacttttattttttagccaGCGAGCTAAAGCTAACAAGGAGAGGGAATATTGTGAACTGGTGTTTCAGTTAAAGTGTGGTCTTAGCAGCTAGCAGTTACAGCGAGCTATGGACTTACACGTAACAATATCCACAActtaattattttgaaaaactatTTTGATACTTTTCATCAGTAAACCCATATGGACGAAAGGAATATGAAGAATTGAGAAATGGACACATTTTTCTCTATTGCCACTTTAAAAGTAGAGAATTGATTCTCTCATTTTTATTGGTATTTGGTTTATTGGTTTTTATCTGGTTTAACAGCATGGTAAACAAGACAAGTCTTGTTTACCATGCTGTTAAAACGGAATGAATTATAATTTGGTGGTCATGGTTTTCTTAAAATAAACTCAACGATTGAATTATGGAGAATCTAAGTGAGCTAAGGATGTGTAGTATGTCCATACtgacaacattttaaacatttgtatgCAGGATATAACCAGTGTCGTAGGTATAGCAGGTACCCAACAACCCCACGGCCCAGTGGACTGACATTGCGCTAACATTTCCAGGCAGGCAACTGGCCATGATTCTGAATTGCGGAGATATATCTAAACTCGGCAGACATGTTTGTGTCTGCTGTCATTTTCAGCTATAGCTGTAAAGTTTAAAGACAAAATGTTCCAACCCTTTGTGTTGTGCGTATAATGTACTGTGTAGCTTTGCAAGCATCGCAACTCgcaactcgacttggacttttAACATCAGTGACTTGTTACTTCACTGTGTTGATCAAGTAATCAATTAATCCTTTTCAGATCTACAAAACTCGGGTATTTGTCGTAGGTCTGACACAGTAGTTTTCAGAAAAGTTGAAAAAAGCTCACTCTATATCAGCTGGACAACCTTGATGCTGTAATGCCAAATACTGTTGGTGTGTACTTTAAGTACAGTACTATTAATGTTGATGAAAACCTCCAGCTGTCATTCAGCTGAAATCTGTCCCTCTAACAGCAGATGGTGCTGTGAGACAGGTGGAGAGGTGACAGGAGGTTTCTCCAGCTGAGTCTCATCCTGCTGGACGAACCTGTCTGTAGATTCTATCCTCTCTAGTCCTCTGAAAAGAAGCCAACAGCAAACGTGAGCAGCTCTGGATGTTTACCAGCAGTGTTGATAGGGTGTAGCCATGAAAACAAATAGTGCTCATAGGTTCTAAGTCCAGTAGTGTTTTATATTGATGCTACCAGGAATGAGGAGGTGTCATGTCACTGAACCCCGATATAGTCCTGTTCTCTGTCGCACAGCTGTGAAAACACAGCTGGAGGTTTTGGATGTGGGCTCATCAGCAACATCAACACAGATCAATGATTTATTCTACAAACAGGCAAAGTCTCactggaggagcagagaggagacagtCACCTGTATCCAACACGTGCTCGTTTTTTATAGTTAATTGTTCTCTGTTGACCCTCTAAAGTCAGAAATGACAAAACTCATTCGCTGGTGTTTGATACTTTAGGATCATTTTTCATGACAGGAATaaatatgttaataaatatGTAGCCTCACTGAgatcaaaacatatttttaaagtgACCTGTGTGCACGTGAACAAACATCATGAGCATGgacaaaaatacacagaaagctGGTgacacattaaagggatagttctgatattttgaagtgaggttgtatgGGGTTCTTATtaacagtcagtgtattacatacagtagatgtcggtcgacacgcccccagtttggagaagcagactggagtccGACACAGACGCTAAGCAATGTACAGCTGTGGATGGcgtcagcaacaaaacacattttagccacctaaaagaaACAACATCAGTTTAGGATTATGCTTTATTGATAGCATTTTTGGCGCCTTACTTTCCTGtcagaccaacacattctcactccgacctcgtcacatgtccacgtttggtcatggactttccacgtccacatatgacgtccaaggtaccctgggtgtgttggttgttgacattctgggacgccgtgtcatcttcagcctgttacatgcattgtctgttttcaaaatacacttctgttttcacaggaaatgtacagtttacatacagtctctttcacaataaaagcactacatcggtacaacaccgcaaattcaAAATagttttcctccaacaacacaagcacgtggttgggtttaggcaacaaaaacatgtagttaggtttagggggaaaaaacagggtttggtggaacccatccaccacccttccaaAACTCCTCGGACTTTCGACGCCTTAACGttcattcttgtcccaccacgtttccccctggTACCACcgagcgctgttaaactataacgacgaccagctgcgtatcatgccgatgttaagggacggcttttttcatcagcgtATGACGC from Epinephelus moara isolate mb chromosome 1, YSFRI_EMoa_1.0, whole genome shotgun sequence harbors:
- the lto1 gene encoding protein LTO1 homolog, with translation MDGGSGYDDLFDNILLADEKFRSEGYREGFEKGTRRGLQDGRRHGTSHGAKLSTEISFYYGFAITWKCLLQHNTDAKSRKRMKALEALLGLIQNSPHDDPQSPKLPESMEKLRAKFRQVCSMLSVSADFNNYVKTSEGTSF